One segment of Leptospiraceae bacterium DNA contains the following:
- a CDS encoding FecR domain-containing protein, with translation MNEGASGNDNMIIGVLTFKNRTIERKYDSDVIWEKVESGLEIRNKDTIRSEDFSDALLTLNDKTKININENSMIYLDVTEGDINLNFAYGSMSLAKKGDGAESNGVVKIKSGTNTVEVKNSELSLEKKGKEELSFHVKEGTAKILNGNKEKELKANETAKLNNSDIEVSKVNINLLTPADGSIFSEKLDSIPVNFSWNSENATNLKLEISYDSRFKNIYKIYNVTENSFTANLSQGNYYWRISSEIGKNKKKQIRESSPFRKIVVNTVSPPTLLSPKNNQVFSFLTVAPIVQFSWKKRETAASYRLEISKNKNFSEIIKSSNTVQSSIGVDKLEPGNYFARVIIDPIREEFKTEPSQIISFSIEKKKDLDAPILVNSGRAEEISANAFEKSGYTFQIQDSPEIAEYTLEVSSDSKFSKIIKEETNHTNQIKLNTKLERGDYYWRVYGKTGDGKKTPYSGTGKFSLKDNQPVELISPKNNSPIDISSSHSIFFQWKRPSYKAKFLFEISESSDFNKKFIL, from the coding sequence ATGAACGAAGGTGCAAGTGGAAATGATAATATGATCATTGGAGTTCTCACTTTTAAAAATCGAACGATAGAAAGAAAATACGATTCAGATGTAATCTGGGAAAAAGTAGAATCCGGTTTAGAAATTAGAAACAAAGATACAATTCGTTCTGAGGACTTTTCGGATGCTCTCCTTACTCTAAACGATAAAACAAAAATAAATATCAACGAAAATAGTATGATTTATTTAGATGTGACAGAAGGAGACATCAATCTAAATTTTGCCTATGGTTCAATGTCTCTTGCTAAAAAAGGAGACGGAGCGGAATCAAATGGTGTTGTAAAAATAAAATCAGGCACAAATACAGTCGAAGTGAAAAATTCTGAACTTTCTCTTGAAAAGAAAGGCAAAGAAGAATTATCCTTTCATGTAAAAGAAGGAACTGCTAAAATTTTAAATGGAAATAAAGAAAAAGAATTAAAAGCAAATGAAACTGCAAAATTAAATAATTCAGATATTGAAGTTTCAAAGGTTAATATCAATTTGCTCACTCCGGCAGACGGAAGTATTTTTTCAGAAAAACTAGATTCTATTCCAGTAAATTTTTCTTGGAATTCTGAAAATGCAACAAATCTAAAATTAGAAATCTCCTACGACTCAAGATTTAAGAACATTTACAAAATATACAATGTAACTGAAAATTCCTTCACCGCAAACCTTTCACAAGGAAATTATTATTGGAGAATTTCTTCCGAAATTGGGAAAAATAAAAAAAAGCAAATTCGTGAAAGTAGCCCATTTAGAAAAATTGTTGTAAACACAGTTTCTCCCCCTACTCTACTTTCTCCAAAAAATAATCAAGTATTTAGTTTTTTAACAGTAGCGCCTATCGTTCAATTTAGCTGGAAAAAAAGAGAAACAGCGGCTAGTTATAGATTAGAAATAAGTAAAAATAAAAATTTTTCCGAAATTATAAAATCATCAAACACAGTACAATCTTCTATTGGAGTCGATAAACTAGAGCCGGGAAATTACTTTGCGCGAGTTATAATTGATCCAATCCGAGAAGAATTTAAAACAGAACCTTCTCAAATTATATCGTTTTCAATAGAAAAAAAGAAAGATTTGGACGCTCCAATTTTAGTAAATTCTGGCCGTGCCGAAGAAATTAGTGCAAATGCTTTCGAAAAATCAGGATACACATTTCAAATACAAGATTCACCTGAAATCGCAGAATACACTCTAGAAGTTTCTTCCGACTCAAAGTTTTCGAAAATCATAAAAGAAGAAACCAATCATACAAACCAAATCAAACTGAATACAAAATTAGAAAGAGGAGATTACTACTGGAGAGTCTATGGTAAAACAGGAGATGGAAAAAAAACTCCCTATTCCGGAACTGGCAAGTTTTCTCTGAAAGATAATCAACCTGTTGAATTAATTTCTCCCAAAAATAATTCTCCAATCGATATAAGCAGCAGCCATTCGATTTTTTTTCAGTGGAAAAGACCTTCTTATAAAGCAAAATTCCTATTTGAGATATCTGAATCTTCAGATTTTAATAAAAAATTCATTCTTTAG
- a CDS encoding adenylate/guanylate cyclase domain-containing protein: MKNERKTPNGDKINPQETMDAIPILDLNSSITEIMPALPVDEKSKKEETKKSIPKKEESKSKPSETNSQTLEKSKDINIPTKDLQTKIEPPKQNTPEPDLNAEKLNPKAKYSLQFKMMLVISLVIATTVSVMIALATYYFKDDNKKRIESNNLELVRIVKSKVLTDLIAETDKAKILALILKQDFKEKKQKNIFIDQYFKKDNSFFYLGVYKKNGNSMSEIDSIFNQDYIKKISLSEEDILGPVNKNLPYFLKSFDGIPAIINASPGFQEAAIAISVPLEEGEKSEFVLVFLLRLEKILDAFKKSGENITYMVNGEGVVLAHTDMNMVLSAKNLMTTPIVRSLLTSPANNGLATFIDTDGKKYLGSFRKLGFADAGIVSVVEEDFVFKPILRLQQRNIYIMIISICISMIIIFLFAKTISIPVLKLLDETIKISKGIFQLDIKRTTNDEVGVLTDYFKNMAKGLEEREKVKSMLGSMIDPIVVSEGMKDLAALKRGDEKVITAFFSDVAGFSTISEQLNSIQLASLLNEYLSAMTIILKKHEGVLDKYIGDAIVGIFGAPIDIGEHYLKASLASLEMIHKLTDLREYWTKNNLYTKDAQEMDIRIGLNTGLAKVGFMGTDAMGSYTMMGDTVNLAARLEAAGKDYGVNILISETVKDKIESELFTRQLDLVRVKGKNEPVKLYELISDKSSISSNLIEASQLYESGFQFYLKTEWDKAITAFKESEKAKGKKDKAVELLMDRCSYYKVSSPGENWDGVFTRKHK; the protein is encoded by the coding sequence ATGAAAAACGAAAGAAAGACTCCTAACGGCGATAAAATTAACCCACAAGAGACTATGGATGCTATTCCAATCCTTGACTTAAATTCTAGTATTACGGAAATTATGCCTGCTCTTCCAGTTGATGAAAAATCAAAAAAGGAAGAAACTAAAAAATCAATTCCCAAAAAAGAAGAGTCGAAGAGCAAACCATCTGAAACAAATTCTCAAACACTTGAAAAATCCAAAGACATTAATATTCCGACAAAAGATTTACAAACTAAAATTGAACCGCCGAAACAGAATACTCCCGAACCTGATTTAAATGCAGAAAAATTAAATCCAAAAGCTAAATACTCCCTACAATTCAAAATGATGTTAGTAATTTCATTAGTAATTGCAACTACCGTTTCCGTGATGATTGCACTCGCTACCTATTACTTCAAAGATGATAATAAAAAAAGGATTGAATCCAACAACCTTGAATTAGTTCGAATTGTAAAATCAAAAGTTTTAACCGATTTAATTGCTGAAACAGACAAAGCAAAAATTTTAGCCTTAATTCTAAAACAAGACTTTAAAGAAAAAAAACAAAAGAATATTTTTATCGATCAGTATTTTAAAAAGGACAATAGTTTCTTTTATCTTGGAGTTTACAAAAAAAATGGAAATTCCATGTCTGAAATTGATAGTATATTCAATCAAGATTATATAAAAAAAATCTCTCTCTCCGAGGAAGACATACTTGGACCGGTTAATAAGAATTTGCCTTACTTCCTTAAATCATTTGATGGGATTCCTGCAATTATAAATGCAAGCCCGGGTTTCCAAGAAGCCGCCATCGCAATCAGTGTTCCCTTAGAAGAAGGAGAAAAGTCTGAGTTCGTATTAGTCTTTTTACTTAGATTAGAAAAAATTCTCGATGCATTCAAAAAATCAGGGGAAAACATTACCTATATGGTTAATGGCGAAGGAGTTGTACTGGCTCATACAGATATGAATATGGTATTATCCGCTAAAAATCTTATGACTACTCCAATTGTTCGTTCATTACTAACAAGTCCCGCCAACAATGGACTAGCAACATTTATAGATACAGATGGGAAAAAATACCTAGGCTCGTTCCGTAAATTAGGATTTGCAGACGCCGGAATAGTTTCGGTAGTCGAGGAAGACTTTGTATTTAAACCTATCCTTCGATTACAACAACGAAATATTTATATCATGATAATATCGATATGTATTTCAATGATTATCATTTTCCTATTCGCAAAAACTATATCGATTCCAGTATTAAAATTACTCGATGAAACCATCAAAATTTCAAAAGGTATATTTCAATTAGACATCAAAAGAACTACCAACGACGAAGTGGGAGTGTTAACTGACTATTTTAAAAACATGGCAAAGGGTCTAGAAGAACGAGAAAAAGTAAAAAGTATGCTTGGTAGTATGATCGACCCAATAGTGGTTTCAGAAGGTATGAAAGATTTAGCAGCCTTAAAACGCGGGGATGAAAAAGTAATAACGGCTTTTTTCTCTGATGTCGCAGGATTTTCTACAATAAGTGAACAACTTAACTCAATACAATTAGCATCTTTATTAAATGAATATTTATCTGCAATGACTATCATACTAAAAAAACACGAAGGTGTTTTGGATAAATACATTGGGGATGCGATAGTCGGTATATTTGGAGCACCGATAGACATTGGAGAACATTATCTCAAAGCATCCTTAGCTTCTCTTGAAATGATTCACAAATTAACAGACCTAAGAGAATACTGGACAAAAAACAATCTTTACACAAAAGACGCACAAGAAATGGACATTCGTATCGGTTTAAATACTGGTCTCGCAAAAGTCGGGTTTATGGGTACGGATGCAATGGGCTCTTATACTATGATGGGGGATACTGTTAATTTGGCGGCAAGACTCGAAGCGGCAGGAAAAGACTACGGTGTAAATATTCTTATTTCTGAAACTGTAAAAGATAAAATTGAGTCTGAACTATTTACCAGACAATTAGATTTAGTTCGAGTAAAAGGAAAAAATGAACCTGTAAAACTATATGAATTAATTTCCGACAAATCAAGTATATCCTCAAATCTAATAGAAGCATCGCAACTCTATGAATCAGGTTTTCAATTTTATTTAAAAACTGAGTGGGATAAAGCAATCACAGCATTTAAGGAATCTGAAAAAGCAAAAGGCAAAAAAGATAAGGCAGTCGAACTTTTAATGGATCGATGTTCTTATTACAAAGTTTCCTCACCCGGAGAGAATTGGGACGGTGTATTTACCCGTAAACATAAATAA
- a CDS encoding DUF1554 domain-containing protein gives MKNINKILYITIFLSIFCKPTIDRTNFPFLFSLLNSKDASNSLTYPQSNIVIAMNMPVTITPTSNFSITSCTITPTLPVGLALDNSCIISGTPTGTQPVTSYSITANNSSPTATVVIQIEIVTAPSGLNYGGPYSFTNGIGIPSIFPTVTGTVTSYSITPSLPTGLSLNSGTGVISGVPNALSPSTGYTAVAANPAGNTTYNFTITVVEPVPSGLAYPGGPFSIYEFSAITLAPNVVGNITACSASPTLPAGLSLLQTSCKITGTPTTLQSSTTYTITPSNSGGAGAPITLAIAIVVNPFKKIFVTNSGYLPGTDFTNPSTADSLCNADAGKPGGGTYKAMIVVATARVACTTSNCSVGNLGEHIDWVFLPNTTYYQNDGVTPIASTTANGLMPAVFTNSISPSSSEYWTGLNSDWSTGLNNCVNWTTSAAQSSGGGFSPNNSTGLFTDSLGAVSCAAARKLLCVQQ, from the coding sequence ATGAAAAACATAAATAAGATTTTGTATATTACCATATTTCTATCCATTTTTTGTAAGCCAACCATTGATCGGACGAATTTTCCATTTTTATTTTCTTTATTAAATTCTAAAGATGCATCCAATTCTTTGACTTATCCGCAATCTAATATAGTAATTGCGATGAATATGCCGGTTACTATTACACCGACTTCCAATTTTTCTATTACTTCTTGTACGATAACACCTACGCTGCCAGTCGGATTGGCGTTGGACAATTCCTGCATTATTTCAGGAACTCCTACTGGAACTCAGCCAGTTACAAGTTACAGCATTACGGCTAACAATTCATCCCCAACTGCAACTGTTGTAATTCAAATCGAAATAGTAACTGCACCATCTGGATTAAATTATGGCGGCCCATATTCTTTTACCAATGGTATAGGAATACCTTCTATTTTTCCGACAGTTACAGGAACAGTAACTTCCTATTCGATAACTCCTAGCCTACCAACTGGTCTTTCTTTGAACTCAGGTACTGGTGTAATTTCTGGCGTGCCAAATGCTCTCAGTCCTTCTACCGGTTATACTGCAGTTGCAGCAAATCCAGCGGGTAATACAACTTATAATTTTACGATTACGGTAGTGGAGCCAGTTCCCTCTGGGCTCGCATATCCTGGGGGGCCCTTTAGTATTTATGAATTTTCGGCAATTACATTGGCTCCCAATGTTGTAGGAAATATTACTGCTTGTTCTGCTTCGCCAACTTTACCCGCCGGTCTCTCGCTACTTCAAACGAGTTGTAAAATTACTGGCACTCCGACTACCTTACAGAGTAGCACTACGTACACGATCACCCCTTCCAATTCAGGTGGGGCGGGTGCACCTATAACTCTCGCAATTGCAATTGTTGTTAACCCCTTCAAAAAAATATTTGTTACCAATTCGGGTTATTTACCGGGAACTGATTTTACCAATCCTTCAACGGCGGATAGTCTTTGCAATGCTGATGCCGGAAAACCGGGAGGTGGGACTTACAAAGCAATGATTGTCGTGGCTACGGCTAGAGTTGCCTGCACTACTTCTAATTGCAGTGTAGGTAATTTAGGTGAACATATTGATTGGGTATTCCTTCCGAATACGACCTATTATCAGAACGATGGGGTAACACCGATTGCTAGCACCACTGCAAATGGACTGATGCCTGCAGTTTTTACGAATTCAATTAGTCCGTCAAGTTCAGAATATTGGACAGGCTTGAATAGTGATTGGTCAACTGGTTTAAATAATTGTGTAAATTGGACAACAAGTGCAGCTCAGAGTAGTGGTGGGGGTTTTTCTCCCAATAATTCGACTGGTCTATTTACAGATAGTTTGGGGGCAGTCAGTTGTGCTGCAGCAAGGAAATTACTTTGTGTGCAGCAATAG